The Solicola gregarius DNA window AGGGAGGGCCGATGACCGAGCGGCACGATGCCGTCACGATCATCGCGGCGAAGCGCGACCGCGGTGAGCTGAGCGACGACCAGATCGACTGGGTCGTCGACGCGTACACCCGAAGCGTCGTCGCCGACGAACAGATGTCGGCGCTCGCGATGGCGATCCTGCTCAACGGCATGGGCCGGCGTGAGATCGCTCGCTGGACGGCCGCGATGATCGCGTCGGGCGAGCGGATGGACTTCGCAGGGCTCTCGCGACCGACCGCGGACAAGCACTCCACCGGCGGCGTCGGCGACAAGATCACGCTGCCCCTCGCGCCCCTGGTCGCGTCCTACGGGGTTGCGGTGCCGCAGCTGTCGGGGCGCGGCCTCGGTCACACCGGTGGCACGCTCGACAAGCTGGAGTCGATCCCCGGCTGGCGGGCCGACCTGTCCAACGACGCGATGCTGGCCCAGCTCGAGGACGTCGGTGCCGTGATCTGCGCGGCCGGCTCCGGCCTCGCACCGGCGGACAAGAAGCTGTACGCACTTCGCGACGTGACCGGCACGGTGGAGTCGATCCCGATGATCGCCAGCTCGATCATGAGCAAGAAGATCGCCGAGGGCACCGGCTCGCTCGTACTCGACGTCAAGGTGGGCTCGGGTGCGTTCATGAAGTCGTACGACGACGCGCGCGAGCTGGCCGAGACGATGGTCGCGCTCGGCACCGATGCGGGTGTACGTACGACCGCACTGCTCACCGACATGGCGACTCCGCTCGGCATGACCGCAGGCAACGCCGTCGAGGTACGCGAGTCGGTCGAGGTGCTCGCCGGGGGAGGCCCCGGCGACGTCGTCGAGCTGACCGTCGCCCTCGCCCGAGAGATGCTCGCGGCGGTCGGCCGCGACGACGTCGACCCCGCCGACGCGCTGCGCGACGGGCGCGCCATGGACGTGTGGCGGCGGATGATCGCGGCGCAGGGCGGCGACCCGGACGCGGAACTGCCCCGTGCTCGGGAGACGCAGGTCGTTACGGCGCCGAGCGACGGTGTGCTCGCACGGCTCGACGCGTTCGACGTCGGCGTGTGTGCCTGGCGCCTCGGCGCAGGCCGGGCACGTGCAGGCGAATCCGTGCAGGCGGCCGCGGGCGTCGAGCTGCACGCCAAACCGGGTGATGCCGTGGCGGCCGGGCAGCCGCTGCTGACCCTGCACACCGACACCCCGGAACGGTTCGACCGCGCCCTGGAAGCGGTCGACGGCGCGTACGACATCGCCGAGCCGGGGGCGGACGTGCAGCGCGGAGACATCGTCCTCGACCACATACGGTGAGGAGAGAGTTTTGGCCCTGCGAGGAGAGACTTCTGGCCGCGGACCGCGGCCAGAAGTCTCTCCTCGCAGGGCCAAAACTCTCTCCTCACCGTGCAGTAGACGTACTGTCCTGCGCGGCCTCGCCGCTGCGGCCCTCCTCCCCCTCACCGGCTGCTTCGGTGACGACTGGGACTCCTTTCCTGACACGACCCTGACCCTTGCGACCGGCAACGCCGGTGGCGTGTTCGCGAGATACGGCGACGCGCTCGGCGCCGTACTCGCGAGCCGGCTCGGCGTCGAGGTCGAGATCTCGCAGACCGACGCGTCCGTCGAGAACCTCCGCCTCGTCGCGGATGCCCGCGCGGACATCGCGATGACCCTCGGTGACACCGCGGCCGATGCGATCCGTGGCCGCGGCGTGTACGACGAACCGCTCGATGTCGTCGCCGTGGCGCGTACGTACGACAGCTTCGTGCACCTGGTCGTACGCGCCGAGTCCCCGATCCAGACGGTTGCCGACCTGCGCGGCAAACGGGTAGGCGTCGGCCGCCATGACTCCGGCACCCGGCTGGTCGCCGTTCGCATCCTGCGCGAGAACGCCGTCCCGCTCGACGCCGTCCAGATTTCGACCCGTCACCTGCAGGACGACGCCGAAGCCCTCGTCGACGACCGGCTGGACGCCTTCTTCTTCGTCAGCGGTCTGCCCAACGAGGCGATCGCGACGCTGAGCGAACGCATCCCGATCCGGCTCATCGGCCTGGAGAAGACGGTCGAGGCGATGATCCGCAGCTATGAGTCCGAGTACGTCGCGGGCCCGATACCGGCGTCGACGTACCGTCTGACGACGGCGACCGAGACGGTGAGCGTCAAGAACTACATCGTCGCCGACCCTGCCATGCCCGACGACCTCGCGTACGCGGTGACGCGGGTGATGTTCGAGGCACAGGACGCGATCGATGCCCGCGCTGCCGGTGTGGGACAGCCGAACCTGGCGGCCGGCATCTTCACGAGTCCGCTCGACCTGCACCCGGGGGCGCTGCGGTACTTCCGGGAGCAGCGGCCCGACGTTTGAATGCCACCTGCACCTCGAGTCCACCTCCGTCCGGGCTCGAGACGTCGAAGCGTCCGCCGACATCCTCGACGCGGGCACGTACGATCGCGAGACCGAGCCCGGTGCCCGCGACGTTCTGGTGGGTGCGGCCGCGGAAGAACCTCGCACCGACCTTCCCCACGTCGTCGGGCATCAGCCCGGGGCCGCGATCGCGGACAGCGACGACGACCTCGTCGCCGATCGTGCGTACAGCGACGTCAACGGGGGAGTCCGGGGCGAACTTCGCCGCGTTGTCCAACAGCGCGTCGAGCACGAGGTCGACGGTGTCCGCGGTCGTGTACGCGAAGCACTCCCGCGGTGCGTCCAGAGCGAGACCGTCGATGGCCGGCGCCCACATCTCACAACGGTGGCGGGTACGCCCCGCGACGTCGACCGGCTCCGGCGTCACCTGCCTGGCGCCGACCTGGCTCAGGTCGAGTAGCGACTCGACGATCGAGTTCAGGCGGTCGGTCTCCTCGATCGCCATCTCCGCCTCGTCGCCGTCGCTCGGGTCCGCCCGCAGGTTCTCGACTCGCAGGCGGAGTGCGGTGAGCGGATTTCCCAGCTGGTGCGAGGCATCGGCGATCAGTTCCCGCTGCTGACGTTGCGATGTCTCGACGTTGTCGGCCATCTGGTTGAACGATCGGGCGAGGTGGCGCAGCTCCGGTGGACCGGTCGTGGACGGAACTCGGGTGCCGAGGTCGCCGTGTGCGAGTCTTCTCGCCGCGACGTCGAGATCGCCTACCGGACGCAGGATCCAGCGCACGAACGGGCCGACGAGCCCGCCGGCGGCGACCGCCAGTACCGCGAGTCCGGCGATCGCCAGCCACGCGAGTCGTGTCGAAACAGCGGATCGGATCGAGTCGGTCGGAGCGATCATCACCACGGCGCCGAGTACGTGCGCGTCGCGCCCGACGGGCGATCCGACGACGAACGACGGACCATGCCACGGCCACACCGTCTCGGGCTGCGGCGACCCGCTCCCGGACAGCGCTCGGTCCAGTACGTC harbors:
- a CDS encoding thymidine phosphorylase — encoded protein: MTERHDAVTIIAAKRDRGELSDDQIDWVVDAYTRSVVADEQMSALAMAILLNGMGRREIARWTAAMIASGERMDFAGLSRPTADKHSTGGVGDKITLPLAPLVASYGVAVPQLSGRGLGHTGGTLDKLESIPGWRADLSNDAMLAQLEDVGAVICAAGSGLAPADKKLYALRDVTGTVESIPMIASSIMSKKIAEGTGSLVLDVKVGSGAFMKSYDDARELAETMVALGTDAGVRTTALLTDMATPLGMTAGNAVEVRESVEVLAGGGPGDVVELTVALAREMLAAVGRDDVDPADALRDGRAMDVWRRMIAAQGGDPDAELPRARETQVVTAPSDGVLARLDAFDVGVCAWRLGAGRARAGESVQAAAGVELHAKPGDAVAAGQPLLTLHTDTPERFDRALEAVDGAYDIAEPGADVQRGDIVLDHIR
- a CDS encoding TAXI family TRAP transporter solute-binding subunit, producing MALRGETSGRGPRPEVSPRRAKTLSSPCSRRTVLRGLAAAALLPLTGCFGDDWDSFPDTTLTLATGNAGGVFARYGDALGAVLASRLGVEVEISQTDASVENLRLVADARADIAMTLGDTAADAIRGRGVYDEPLDVVAVARTYDSFVHLVVRAESPIQTVADLRGKRVGVGRHDSGTRLVAVRILRENAVPLDAVQISTRHLQDDAEALVDDRLDAFFFVSGLPNEAIATLSERIPIRLIGLEKTVEAMIRSYESEYVAGPIPASTYRLTTATETVSVKNYIVADPAMPDDLAYAVTRVMFEAQDAIDARAAGVGQPNLAAGIFTSPLDLHPGALRYFREQRPDV
- a CDS encoding sensor histidine kinase; protein product: MRRRLVVVAGVLLSLLLVALMAPLVSAYAEDRTQDSFTARLTDVTRFAVLAQESLETGRFGRLTADLRRYVEVYGGEVLVTDANRQVVAASQVTIDVDEGRVADVLDRALSGSGSPQPETVWPWHGPSFVVGSPVGRDAHVLGAVVMIAPTDSIRSAVSTRLAWLAIAGLAVLAVAAGGLVGPFVRWILRPVGDLDVAARRLAHGDLGTRVPSTTGPPELRHLARSFNQMADNVETSQRQQRELIADASHQLGNPLTALRLRVENLRADPSDGDEAEMAIEETDRLNSIVESLLDLSQVGARQVTPEPVDVAGRTRHRCEMWAPAIDGLALDAPRECFAYTTADTVDLVLDALLDNAAKFAPDSPVDVAVRTIGDEVVVAVRDRGPGLMPDDVGKVGARFFRGRTHQNVAGTGLGLAIVRARVEDVGGRFDVSSPDGGGLEVQVAFKRRAAAPGSTAAPPGAGRADS